In a genomic window of Cynocephalus volans isolate mCynVol1 chromosome 1, mCynVol1.pri, whole genome shotgun sequence:
- the POU1F1 gene encoding pituitary-specific positive transcription factor 1 isoform X1 yields MSCQSFSSADTFIPLNSDASATLPLIMHHSAAECLPVSNHATNVMSTVPSVLSLIQTPKCLCTHFSVATLGNTATGLHYSVPSCHYGNQPSTYGVMAGSLTPCLYKFPDHTLSHGFPPIHQPLLAEDPTADFKQELRRKSKLVEEPIDMDSPEIRELEKFANEFKVRRIKLGYTQTNVGEALAAVHGSEFSQTTICRFENLQLSFKNACKLKAILSKWLEEAEQVGALYNEKVGANERKRKRRTTISIAAKDALERHFGEQNKPSSQEIMRMAEELNLEKEVVRVWFCNRRQREKRVKTSLSQSLFSISKEHLECR; encoded by the exons ATGAGTTGCCAATCTTTTTCTTCAGCTGATACCTTTATACCTCTGAATTCTGATGCTTCTGCAACCCTGCCTCTGATTATGCACCACAGTGCTGCCGAGTGTCTACCGGTCTCCAATCATGCCACCAATGTGATGTCTACAG TCCCGTCTGTTTTGTCTTTGATCCAAACTCCTAAATGTCTGTGCACACATTTCTCGGTGGCAACGTTGGGAAATACAGCAACGGGACTTCATTATTCTGTTCCTTCCTGTCATTATGGAAACCAGCCATCAACCTATGGAGTGATGGCAG GTAGTTTAACTCCTTGTCTTTATAAGTTTCCTGACCACACCTTGAGTCATGGCTTTCCCCCCATACACCAGCCCCTCCTTGCAGAGGACCCCACCGCTGATTTCAAGCAGGAACTCAGGCGGAAAAGTAAATTGGTTGAAGAGCCAATAGACATGGATTCTCCCGAAATCCGAGAACTTGAGAAGTTCGCCAATGAATTTAAAGTGAGAAGAATTAAGTTAG GATACACCCAGACAAATGTCGGGGAGGCCCTGGCAGCTGTGCACGGCTCTGAATTCAGTCAAACAACTATCTGCCGATTTGAAAACCTGCAGCTCAGCTTTAAAAATGCGTGCAAACTAAAAGCAATATTATCCAAATGGCTAGAGGAAGCAGAGCAAGTGGGAG CTTTGTACAATGAAAAAGTGGGAgcaaatgaaaggaaaaggaagcgAAGAACAACTATAAG TATTGCTGCTAAAGACGCTCTGGAGAGACACTTTGGAGAGCAAAATAAACCTTCCTCTCAAGAGATCATGCGGATGGCTGAAGAACTGAATCTTGAGAAAGAAGTAGTAAGAGTTTGGTTTTGCAAccgaaggcagagagaaaaacgGGTGAAAACAAGTCTGAGTCagagtttattttctatttctaaggAGCATCTTGAGTGCAGATAA
- the POU1F1 gene encoding pituitary-specific positive transcription factor 1 isoform X2, giving the protein MSCQSFSSADTFIPLNSDASATLPLIMHHSAAECLPVSNHATNVMSTATGLHYSVPSCHYGNQPSTYGVMAGSLTPCLYKFPDHTLSHGFPPIHQPLLAEDPTADFKQELRRKSKLVEEPIDMDSPEIRELEKFANEFKVRRIKLGYTQTNVGEALAAVHGSEFSQTTICRFENLQLSFKNACKLKAILSKWLEEAEQVGALYNEKVGANERKRKRRTTISIAAKDALERHFGEQNKPSSQEIMRMAEELNLEKEVVRVWFCNRRQREKRVKTSLSQSLFSISKEHLECR; this is encoded by the exons ATGAGTTGCCAATCTTTTTCTTCAGCTGATACCTTTATACCTCTGAATTCTGATGCTTCTGCAACCCTGCCTCTGATTATGCACCACAGTGCTGCCGAGTGTCTACCGGTCTCCAATCATGCCACCAATGTGATGTCTACAG CAACGGGACTTCATTATTCTGTTCCTTCCTGTCATTATGGAAACCAGCCATCAACCTATGGAGTGATGGCAG GTAGTTTAACTCCTTGTCTTTATAAGTTTCCTGACCACACCTTGAGTCATGGCTTTCCCCCCATACACCAGCCCCTCCTTGCAGAGGACCCCACCGCTGATTTCAAGCAGGAACTCAGGCGGAAAAGTAAATTGGTTGAAGAGCCAATAGACATGGATTCTCCCGAAATCCGAGAACTTGAGAAGTTCGCCAATGAATTTAAAGTGAGAAGAATTAAGTTAG GATACACCCAGACAAATGTCGGGGAGGCCCTGGCAGCTGTGCACGGCTCTGAATTCAGTCAAACAACTATCTGCCGATTTGAAAACCTGCAGCTCAGCTTTAAAAATGCGTGCAAACTAAAAGCAATATTATCCAAATGGCTAGAGGAAGCAGAGCAAGTGGGAG CTTTGTACAATGAAAAAGTGGGAgcaaatgaaaggaaaaggaagcgAAGAACAACTATAAG TATTGCTGCTAAAGACGCTCTGGAGAGACACTTTGGAGAGCAAAATAAACCTTCCTCTCAAGAGATCATGCGGATGGCTGAAGAACTGAATCTTGAGAAAGAAGTAGTAAGAGTTTGGTTTTGCAAccgaaggcagagagaaaaacgGGTGAAAACAAGTCTGAGTCagagtttattttctatttctaaggAGCATCTTGAGTGCAGATAA